The Caloramator mitchellensis DNA segment CTATATGCAAATAGCACATAAACATTATATATTATCAAAGTAAATTTTGTCAATGATTATTTATCAACCGGGTGGCCATTGCATATCTCTTCCTCCAAGCAGATGGAAGTGGATGTGCATAACAGTTTGTCCTCCTGCTGTCCCACAGTTATTTACAATTCTGAACCCATTTTCACTTATTCCTAAATCATTAGAAATCTTCTGTGCAACTTTAAAAATATGTCCAACAAGCGAGAAATCCTCTTCTTGCAAGTTCATGACGGATTCTATATGTTTTTTAGGAACTATTAAGACGTGTTGAGGAGCAACAGGATTTATATCCCTAAAGGCCACAACCTTATCGTCCTCATACAAAAAATCCACTTTAATCAATCCATTAGCAATTTTGCAGAAAATGCAATCCATTATTTCACCTCCATTTCTACCCTTCCTATTGCCTTATTTTCCCTACTCTCTAATATTTTAACATTAAATATCTGCCCTGACAAATCTTTGTTAAATGAAGTTCCTACTCTAATATAGTTTTTTGTATAACCCCAATAATAGCCATCGTTGTATTCCTCAAATAACACATCCATGGTTTTTCCTATAAATTTATTGATAAATTCT contains these protein-coding regions:
- a CDS encoding histidine triad nucleotide-binding protein; its protein translation is MDCIFCKIANGLIKVDFLYEDDKVVAFRDINPVAPQHVLIVPKKHIESVMNLQEEDFSLVGHIFKVAQKISNDLGISENGFRIVNNCGTAGGQTVMHIHFHLLGGRDMQWPPG